Within Thiobacter sp. AK1, the genomic segment AACGGGGCCCCATCGAAATCACCGTGGAGCAGCTGCGCAGCCTCATTGGGCTGCGCGTCCTCTACCGTAGCGAGCCGCATGTGGTCATCGAGGTCATTGAAGACGAGCGCGCCCTTGTGCTGGCTCCCGAGGGCTGTGGCCCCAGCATCCAGGCGGACGCCTACGGCAATGCCAGACGCCGCGCCCGCACCTTGATCACCGTGCCGGTACTGTCCGCCGACCGCACTGCCTTGCATGCGGACTTTCTTGACCTGGATCTACCCTAGCATAAGCGGGGCCCGTTCCGCTCTAGACAAAGCCCGGGGCACCGAGGGAAGATAGCCACGCAGCCGCACATCAACCCAAACACGGAGGAAAGCATGGATTTTTCCAAATTTGATTTCGGGAAACGCCTCAACGAATACATCGACGAGGTACTCCACCACGGAGGCGTCACGCGCTCGGAAAGCGACCTGACCGATGGCCAGCGGGCCTTCCTCTACGCGGTGCGGCGCGAACTGGTGAAATACACCGATCCGACTCGCCAAGGCTATCCCCGCAACCAATTGGAGCAGTTGGAATCCTTTGCCCGGACTTTGGGCGACCTGCACAACTCCTACCACGACATGGGCATGAGCAAGATCGCAGACTGCCTGTTCAACCGTTGGAAGATGGTGCGTGAGGATGTCAAGAAACTGGCTGCCGCAGGCGGTGTGAACCTGCCGGCCTGGGTGGACGTGATCGAGGTGGAACAAACCGACATGCCCGCCTTCTACGACGCCTGATGCTCGCCGGCGCGCCCTCCCTGGCGCGCTCCAGCCCCTTTTTCTTAGTTTTTCAGTCAGTTATTAGCCCTGTTAGGGTCAAGGCCGTCTAATCCGACCATAAAATAGTTGGATAGGGAGGCCCGATTTTTCCGTGCTATGCTTCGAGCCTCCAAAAACACCACCCTTGACCATCCGGAGAGGAGATAACATGCCCAAGCTGGTCAATCCCCACGGGGGCGGCAATCTCAAGCCCCTCCTGCTGTCGGGGGAGGCCCTTAAGGCCGAACTTGCCCGCGCCCAGTCCCTTCCCAAGATCCGCATGACCTCCCGGGAAACCGGTGATCTCATAATGATGGGCATCGGCGGCTTCACCCCGCTGGATGGCTTCATGACCAAAGCAGACTGGCAAGGCGTCTGCGATGGCTACAAGATGGCAAATGGCCTGTTCTGGCCCATCCCTATCACGCTTTCCACCGACGACGAGGACGTCAAGGAAGGGGACGAGGTCGCTCTAGTCGATGGCGAAAGCGGCGAGATCATGGGCACCATGAAGGTGACGGACAAGTACACCATCGACAAGGCCCATGAGTGCATGATGGTCTATAAAACCACGGATCTCGAGCATCCGGGTGTAAAGATGGTGATGGCTCAGGGCAAATATAACCTCGCCGGACCCGTCAAGGTGCTCTCGGACGGTGGTTTCAAGGCTCGCTACGGAGATCAGTTCCTCACTCCGGCGGAGACACGTGCCAAGTTCGAAGCTCTGGGTTGGACGCGGGTGGCAGCCTTCCAGACCCGCAACCCCATGCATCGCTCCCATGAGTATTTGGCCAAGATCGCGGTGGAAACCATGGATGGCGTGCTCATCCATTCCCTCCTGGGCAAGCTCAAGCCCGGCGACATTCCTGCCGAAGTCCGCACCGAGGCCATCAAAGTGTTGATCGACAATTATTTCGTGCCCAATACCGTGATCCAGGCCGGCTATCCTCTAGACATGCGCTATGCCGGGCCGCGCGAGGCACTGCTGCATGCTCTGTTCCGTCAGAATTATGGTTGCTCCCATCTGATCGTCGGGCGCGATCACGCGGGCGTGGGTGACTATTACGGTCCCTTCGACGCGCAAAAGATCTTCGACGAGATTCCGCCGGGCTCGCTGGAAACCCAGCCCCTCAAGATCGACTGGACGTTCTGGTGCAACAAATGTGGCGGCATGGCCTCCATGCGCACCTGCCCCCATTCCAAGGATGATCGCATCCTGTTGTCTGGCACCAAGGTGCGGGCCATGCTATCGGAAGGCAAGGATCTGCCCGTCGAGTTCTCCCGTCCCGAAGTGGCTCAGGTACTCAAGCGCTACTACGCGAGCCTGAGTGCCGAGGAAAACGTCAAGGTCGAGCTCAAGGGACACTCTGCCAAGTAGTTTCGAAGGCCTGGCCGGCACTCGCAACAGCCGGCCTTTTTCAACTGTGTTGCATCAACTGGAGGAACAAAATGCCAACCTATGTTCGCACCGACAAATGTGACGGGTGCAAGGGTCAGGACAAGACCGCTTGCATGTACATCTGCCCGCACGACTTGATGAAGCTCGACAAGGACGGCTCCGAAACGGGACATGCCATGAAGGCATTCAACCAGGAACCGGAGCAGTGCTGGGAGTGCTATTCCTGCGTCAAGATCTGCCCGCAGCAGGCCATCGAGGTGCGCCACTATGCGGACATCGTTCCTCTCGGCGGGTCCGTACAACCCCTGCGCGGTACCGATTCCATCATGTGGACTATCAAGTTCCGTAACGGCACCCTCAAGCGGTTCAAGTTTCCCATCCGCACCACGCCGGAAGGCTCGATCGATCCCTATGGTGGTAAGCCGATGCCAAAACTGGCCGACATCACCAAACCTGGCTTCTTCGTTTCGGTGGGTGGTTTCCGTGGCGGCAACCCGGCTGAGCTGATTCGCAAGTAAATCGTTGGACATCAATTTGCGGGAGGGAGCGGGCCGCATGCCACGCTGAACCGCAGCAAGGAGACTCAAACAATGGCTGGTGAATTTGGCAATCCCGAAGTCGTGCAAGAGGAAGTGGACATCCTCTTGATTGGTGGCGGTATGGCCTGCTGTGGCGCCGCCTATGAAGTCGTGCGCTGGGCAGAAGCCGCCAAGGCAGAGCTCGGCATCGATCTGAAGATCAAGCTGGTGGACAAGGCCGCCTTGGATCGCTCTGGCGCAGTGGCCCAGGGTCTGTCCGCGATCAACACCTACATCGGCCCGGAGCAGGACCCGGCCGACTATGCGCGTATGGTGTCCAACGACCTGATGGGCATCACCCGCGACGACCTGGCCTACGACTTGGGCCGCCATGTGGACGAGTCGGTGCACCTGTTCGAAGAGTGGGGCCTGCCCATCTGGAAGGTGGATGAGAACGGCGAGCGCCATGACGGCTCCAAAGGTCTGCCTGCTCTCAAGGATGGTGGCAAGCCCGTGCGTTCGGGCAAGTGGCAGATCATGATCAATGGCGAATCCTACAAATGGATCGTGGCCGAGGCCGCCAAGAAAGCCCTGGGCATGGACCGCATCCAAGAGCGCGTGTTCATCGTCAAGCTGGTGAACGATAAGAATGACAAAAACCGTATCGCCGGTGCGGTGGGCTTCTCAGTGCGCGAGCACAAGGTTTACGTGTACAAGGCCAAGGCGATCTTGCTGGCTGCCGGTGGCTGCGTGAACATCTTCCGCCCACGCTCGGTGGGTGAAGGAACGGGTCGCGCCTGGTATCCGGTTTGGAACGCCGGTTCCACCTACGCCATGGCCGCGGAAGCTGGCGCCGAGCTCACCATGATGGAGAACCGCTTCGTTCCCGCTCGCTTCAAGGATGGTTATGGCCCGGTGGGTGCCTGGTTCCTCCTGTTCAAGGCCAAGGCGGTGAACGCGTTGGGCGAGGTCTACATGGAGAAGAACAAGGATCTCCTGAACGACTACCCGCCCTATGGGCAAGCCGCGGTGCCAGCATCCTGCCTGCGCAACCACCTGATGCTGAAGGAAATGAAGGAAGGCCGTGGCCCCATCTACATGGACACGGTGACCGCGCTGGCAAAACTGAAAGAAACCCTCTCGCCGCGTGAGGTGAAACACCTGGAAGCGGAAGCTTGGGAAGACTTCCTCGACATGTGCGTCGGTCAGTGTGGCATCTGGGTGGGCGAGAACATTGAGCCGGATAAGAAAAACTCCGAGCTCATGCCCACCGAGCCCTATCTGCTTGGCTCTCACTCCGGCTGCTGTGGTATCTGGGTGTCCGGCCCCGAAGACGTGGGAGCGCCTACTACCGAGGATCACCCCGAAAAGGACAAGATCCCCGCGCACCTGCCGCAAGGCTGGCATTGGGGCTATCGCTCCATGACCACCGTCAAGGGCCTGTTCACGGCGGGCGACGGCGTGGGGGCTTCCGGCCACAAGTTCTCCTCCGGTTCCCACGCGGAAGGTCGGATCGCCGCCAAGGCGATGGTCAAGTACTGCATCGACCACAAGGATCTGAAACCAGAACTCGACACCCCGGTGGAGCAACTGGTCGAGGAGATCTACAAGCCGGTGCGCAACTTCCTGCAGTACAAGGACTACACCACCGCCATCGACGTGAACCCGCACTACATCACGCCGAAGATGCTCCAGTTCCGTCTGCAAAAGATCATGGACGAGTACGTGGCGGGTGTGGCCACCTACTACACCACCAACGAGCACATGCTCAAAGTGGCGGAAGAGAAGCTGGAAATGCTGAAAGAAGACGCGGAGAAGATGCGTGCCAAAGACCTGCACGAGCTGCTGCGTGCCTGGGAGAACTACCACCGCATCCTGACCGCGGAAGCCCACATGAAGCACATCCAGTTCCGGGAAGAGACCCGTTACCCGGGCTTCTACTACCGCGCCGACAAGAACTTCATCGACGAGAAGAACTGGAAGTGCTTCGTCAACTCGGTCTATGACAAGAACACCAAGAAGTGGACGGTGTTCAAGCGTCAGCACTACGATCTGGTTGACAAGTCCAAGCTGTTCAAGACCGCGGCCCACTGAGCGGTCGGCACACAGCCGAGCACGGGAAGCCGGGCGCCGCAAGGCGCCCGGTTTTCTTTCGGCGCGACAAAACACTATTCACGGCATGCTTTTGCCCACGGCAGAGGCATGATATGAATGTGCTTTAGCGTTCATCTCCGAATGGATGCTTTTTCTTGTAGCCCATGAGAGGTCGTGCCATGGAAGATTTCGAAGTCAAGGATTCGCCGTTCCCCCCAAGCCCCGTCGTGCCGCAGCTTCTGCAGCCGGAAACCGTTATCCAGTTCCACTGCCACAAGGACATCGCGTGCTTCAATGCCTGCTGCAAGAACATCGACATCTCCCTCACGCCCTATGACATCCTGCGCCTCAAGAAGCGGCTCAACATGAGCTCGGGCGAATTCCTCAAGGCCTACACGTTTCCCTACGAAATGGAGAAGGACGGCATCGCCGGGGTCAAGCTCAAGCCCGTGGAGGGTGGGACAGCATGCCGCTTCATGACCGAGCAAGGGTGCAGCGTGTACGAAGACCGGCCCACCGCCTGCCGCTACTATCCGGTGGGGCTACTCTCCATCCGGCGCCAGGGCGAAAACTTCGATCGCGAGGCCTATGCCATCATCAAGGAGAACCACTGCCTTGGCCACAACGAAGCACGCCAGCTCACCATCGCCGAATACCGCAAGGAACAGGGTCTGGAAGAATACGACGAGTTGAGCCGCGGCTGGCGCCAGCTCATCCTGAAGAAGAAATCGGCGGGTCCGACCGTGGGCAAGCCGAGTAAGCGCAGTCTGCAGATGTTCTTCATGACCTGTTACGACCTGGATCAATTCCGGGATTTCGCCACCTCGGCGCAGTTCAATGACCTATACGAGGTGGAGCCCGAGACCCGGGAAAAGATCAAGACCGATGACATTGCTCTCATGCAGTTCGGTTTTCGGCTGCTGCGGCAGGTCATGTTCAACGAGATGAGCATTCCCATCCGCCCCGATGCCCTGGAAAAACGCCTGGCGCGCAAACGGGAACGAGAACAGATCCTGGATAGAATCGTCGAAAAGATCGGCCCGGTGGAAACCGTTCCTGTGGAAGAGCTGGAAGACAAGTACAAGCACGCTTCGGACTGAACATGAACGCGCGAACGCTAGATACCGAGGCCTACTTCATCGAAAGAGAGCCCTATTACGAGCCGACCGGTGACGAAGTGGCGGTCTTCGAAGCCGCCTACCGCAACAAACTGCCGGTGTTGCTCAAGGGTCCCACCGGCTGCGGCAAGACCCGCTTCATGGAGTACATGGCCTGGCGCCTCAAGCGTCCGCTTATCACGGTATCCTGTCACGACGACCTCACCGCATCGGACCTGGTGGGTCGCTTTCTGGTGAAGGGAGGCGAGACCACCTGGGTCGATGGCCCTCTCACCCGCGCGGTGCGGACCGGGGCCATTTGCTACCTGGACGAAATCGTCGAAGCCCGCAAAGACACCATGGTGGTGATCCACCCCCTCGCCGATGACCGACGCACCTTGCCTATGGAAAAGCTCGGTCTCCTGGTGGAAGCCGACGATCGCTTCTGCCTCGCCGTCTCCTACAACCCTGGCTATCAGAGCGTACTCAAGGACCTCAAGCAGAGCACGCGCCAGCGCTTCGTGGCGCTGGAATTCAGCTATCCCTCGCCGGAGCTGGAGCGCAAGATCGTGGTCACGGAAGCCGGTGTGGATGCCGCCACCGCGGAAAAGCTGGTGAAATTCGCCCACATGACCCGCAACCTCAAAGGCAGTGGGCTCGAAGAAGGAGCCAGCACCCGCCTACTGGTCCATGCCGGCAAACTGATTGCCGCCGGCATCGCGCCAATCACCGCGTGCCGGACGGCCATCGCCGAGGCGATCACCGACGACGCAGAAATGCTGGCCGCCGTGCAGGAACTTTCCTCATCCTTGTTCTGAGTTTTGCCTCGTGCGGACCGAGGGCCGAGACAAGCAGCCATGCCGCCGCTCCAACATGACTTCCTTCCTGGCGTGACACAGCTGTGGTGAGCGCCATGTCGGTTCAAGCGAGTCTCGACATCGCTGACATTCTCCCGTCCCTCGAGAAATGGCTGGACGTGGAATTCACGTTTTACCGGGTGGAAGAGCTCGCCGCCGACATCGCCCGGCGGCCGCGGGGTGAACAGAATTTCCTGCTCGACTGGATCCGTCGCATCGCCACCACCAACATCGAGATTGCCTACCAGTTCGCGCGGCGTGCTCCCGCCCTGCTGGGACGCATGGATTGGCGCATGATCGAAGCCTGGGCGCTGCACGCCATGGACAGCTACGACAAGAGCGGCCTACGCGCCGCGCTATTGGTGATCGAGGGCGTGGATGGCTTCGCCGCCCAACGTCATGCGCGGGTCGCCGGCGCCCTGTTCGAAGACATCGATGGCATTCTTTTCAACTTTGTGCGTGGCCTCTCCGGTCGCCGACTGAATCTGGCCCAAGGCGATGTGGCTTACACCGACAGCGAAACCCTGTTTCTGCCCACTGTCATTGCGGAACTGGAAACCTTGGAAGACAACTTCCGCCTCGCCAAGGCCACCGTCACCGTGCTCTGGGCTCAAACGCGCTTTGGCACGTTCCACTTCGATCTGCAAAACGCCCTTTCAGCGCACCCGCGTCGCGAACAGGCGCTACGCGTATTCACGGCACTGGAAACCCTGCGCCTCGAAGCCTGCATTCGCCGCGAGCTGCCGGGGCTGTACCGCGACATGCAGTACCTCAAGGCCTTGCTGAACGAGGACCGCCTCTCGCCTACTTGGCAGATTTACGCAAATACGCTCGCCGATCCACACGCAAGCGTCGAGGACAGCCTGCGCCTACTCCCGCTGGCCATGGAGGAACCAGACCCGCCCCGTTTCTGCTACCAGGGCGAGATCCGGCCCGAGGCCGTGGCCCAGTGCATGGCTGCCCGCATCCAACGGGAAAAGGCGCTACTGCGCGTGAAACTGGCGCAGCTCGCGGAAGAACACGGTCATCCCCTCCCTGCCAAGGACGCCCCCACCCAAATACCAGTGCCCCACTTCCAACTCAAGCAGGAAGAGGACGCCGCTTCCGGCGCGGTGGAAATGGAACTCATGCTGGATGGCGTACCCCTGCCTGCTCCGGAAGACGTAAAGGCTCTGCTCACTTCGATCCAGCTCGATCTCGGCCACATCCCGGATGAATACCTCACGCCAGCCGGCCCAGGCGAATACGATCCCAGCCTATACCAGGAGCAGACCCCGGATCCAAACGACGTCTGGCAGGGTGCCTATCACGAAATCGGCGCGACGCTTTACGACGAATGGGATTTTGGTCGACAGCATTACCGTAAGAATTGGTGCGTAATGCGCGAGAAAGACGTCACACCGGTGTACGACGACTTCGCGCGCGAGACGCTCGCACGCTACAGCGGCGTGGTCAAACACCTGCGTCGCAGCTTCGAGGCCATGCGTGACGAGAACAAACTGTATAAGCGGCAACCCTATGGCGACGAGGTGGACATCGACGCCCTAGTGGAAGCCCTCGCGGATGCGCGCGATGGCCGCGAGATGTCCGATCGGCTGTTCACCCGCATGCACCGCGCCGAGCGCAACATTGCCGTCATGTTCATGGTGGACATGAGCGGCTCGACTCGCGGCTGGATCAACGATGCCGAGCGCGAGACGCTGCTTCTCCTGTGCGAGGCGCTGGAGACACTGGGGGACCGCTATGGTATCTATGGCTTCTCCGGTCAG encodes:
- the sat gene encoding sulfate adenylyltransferase; this encodes MPKLVNPHGGGNLKPLLLSGEALKAELARAQSLPKIRMTSRETGDLIMMGIGGFTPLDGFMTKADWQGVCDGYKMANGLFWPIPITLSTDDEDVKEGDEVALVDGESGEIMGTMKVTDKYTIDKAHECMMVYKTTDLEHPGVKMVMAQGKYNLAGPVKVLSDGGFKARYGDQFLTPAETRAKFEALGWTRVAAFQTRNPMHRSHEYLAKIAVETMDGVLIHSLLGKLKPGDIPAEVRTEAIKVLIDNYFVPNTVIQAGYPLDMRYAGPREALLHALFRQNYGCSHLIVGRDHAGVGDYYGPFDAQKIFDEIPPGSLETQPLKIDWTFWCNKCGGMASMRTCPHSKDDRILLSGTKVRAMLSEGKDLPVEFSRPEVAQVLKRYYASLSAEENVKVELKGHSAK
- the aprB gene encoding adenylyl-sulfate reductase subunit beta translates to MPTYVRTDKCDGCKGQDKTACMYICPHDLMKLDKDGSETGHAMKAFNQEPEQCWECYSCVKICPQQAIEVRHYADIVPLGGSVQPLRGTDSIMWTIKFRNGTLKRFKFPIRTTPEGSIDPYGGKPMPKLADITKPGFFVSVGGFRGGNPAELIRK
- the aprA gene encoding adenylyl-sulfate reductase subunit alpha, which codes for MAGEFGNPEVVQEEVDILLIGGGMACCGAAYEVVRWAEAAKAELGIDLKIKLVDKAALDRSGAVAQGLSAINTYIGPEQDPADYARMVSNDLMGITRDDLAYDLGRHVDESVHLFEEWGLPIWKVDENGERHDGSKGLPALKDGGKPVRSGKWQIMINGESYKWIVAEAAKKALGMDRIQERVFIVKLVNDKNDKNRIAGAVGFSVREHKVYVYKAKAILLAAGGCVNIFRPRSVGEGTGRAWYPVWNAGSTYAMAAEAGAELTMMENRFVPARFKDGYGPVGAWFLLFKAKAVNALGEVYMEKNKDLLNDYPPYGQAAVPASCLRNHLMLKEMKEGRGPIYMDTVTALAKLKETLSPREVKHLEAEAWEDFLDMCVGQCGIWVGENIEPDKKNSELMPTEPYLLGSHSGCCGIWVSGPEDVGAPTTEDHPEKDKIPAHLPQGWHWGYRSMTTVKGLFTAGDGVGASGHKFSSGSHAEGRIAAKAMVKYCIDHKDLKPELDTPVEQLVEEIYKPVRNFLQYKDYTTAIDVNPHYITPKMLQFRLQKIMDEYVAGVATYYTTNEHMLKVAEEKLEMLKEDAEKMRAKDLHELLRAWENYHRILTAEAHMKHIQFREETRYPGFYYRADKNFIDEKNWKCFVNSVYDKNTKKWTVFKRQHYDLVDKSKLFKTAAH
- a CDS encoding YkgJ family cysteine cluster protein — encoded protein: MEDFEVKDSPFPPSPVVPQLLQPETVIQFHCHKDIACFNACCKNIDISLTPYDILRLKKRLNMSSGEFLKAYTFPYEMEKDGIAGVKLKPVEGGTACRFMTEQGCSVYEDRPTACRYYPVGLLSIRRQGENFDREAYAIIKENHCLGHNEARQLTIAEYRKEQGLEEYDELSRGWRQLILKKKSAGPTVGKPSKRSLQMFFMTCYDLDQFRDFATSAQFNDLYEVEPETREKIKTDDIALMQFGFRLLRQVMFNEMSIPIRPDALEKRLARKREREQILDRIVEKIGPVETVPVEELEDKYKHASD
- a CDS encoding CbbQ/NirQ/NorQ/GpvN family protein, whose product is MNARTLDTEAYFIEREPYYEPTGDEVAVFEAAYRNKLPVLLKGPTGCGKTRFMEYMAWRLKRPLITVSCHDDLTASDLVGRFLVKGGETTWVDGPLTRAVRTGAICYLDEIVEARKDTMVVIHPLADDRRTLPMEKLGLLVEADDRFCLAVSYNPGYQSVLKDLKQSTRQRFVALEFSYPSPELERKIVVTEAGVDAATAEKLVKFAHMTRNLKGSGLEEGASTRLLVHAGKLIAAGIAPITACRTAIAEAITDDAEMLAAVQELSSSLF
- a CDS encoding nitric oxide reductase activation protein NorD; the protein is MSVQASLDIADILPSLEKWLDVEFTFYRVEELAADIARRPRGEQNFLLDWIRRIATTNIEIAYQFARRAPALLGRMDWRMIEAWALHAMDSYDKSGLRAALLVIEGVDGFAAQRHARVAGALFEDIDGILFNFVRGLSGRRLNLAQGDVAYTDSETLFLPTVIAELETLEDNFRLAKATVTVLWAQTRFGTFHFDLQNALSAHPRREQALRVFTALETLRLEACIRRELPGLYRDMQYLKALLNEDRLSPTWQIYANTLADPHASVEDSLRLLPLAMEEPDPPRFCYQGEIRPEAVAQCMAARIQREKALLRVKLAQLAEEHGHPLPAKDAPTQIPVPHFQLKQEEDAASGAVEMELMLDGVPLPAPEDVKALLTSIQLDLGHIPDEYLTPAGPGEYDPSLYQEQTPDPNDVWQGAYHEIGATLYDEWDFGRQHYRKNWCVMREKDVTPVYDDFARETLARYSGVVKHLRRSFEAMRDENKLYKRQPYGDEVDIDALVEALADARDGREMSDRLFTRMHRAERNIAVMFMVDMSGSTRGWINDAERETLLLLCEALETLGDRYGIYGFSGQTRKRCELYRIKEIDEPYGELVKARISGIRPQDYTRMGFAIRHLTRLLSRVEARTKLLITLSDGKPDDYFDVYRGQYGIEDTRQALIEAKRAGIHSFCITIDQEARDYLPHMYGAAHYAIIDDVRKLPLKVADIYRRLTT